CGATGCCGCGCGTGCGGTCGCCGAGGTAGTCCACAAAGGTCTCGTCCCCCGGAAACTTGCTCGCCGCGCCCACGGGCCTGATTCCCAGCGCAATCGCCGTGTCCAGCGGCCCCGCGTCCAGCACGACCACGCGCACGGGTTTGCGCGGCACGCAACTCTGCCCCAGCGCGTGCGTGACGAGGCGGCCCGCACACGCCTGGGGAGAGGTGGACTGAGCGGAGGCGGGGGAAACGAGGAGGGCGGCGAGCAGGGCCAGCTTGTTCACAGGACGCATGGGAACTCCAGGGGGAGGTGAGGGCGGCTTAATTCCGACTTTTTGACTCAGGATTCGAAGCTATGCCGCCCGACGGTCCCTGTCAAGCGTGAGGGCTGCCCGGACTCTTGTGACGCTTGATGTGAATTGCAGACCGGGCAGTGGAGGTGTTGTTGCCGTCTGGCAGAAGGACGAGCGGTGCTCGTCACCCCTCTCCCCAGCCCTCTGCTTCGCAGCTCTACGAGTCACCCGCAGGGGGAGAGGGAGCGGAAAGCACATCCGGTACGCTTATTTCTTAATTTACGTCGGGCGTTTGTGGGGGAGGAGCATACGTTTCAGAAGATGGGCGGCTCTTCACCTCCTTCGGGTTTCAGGGTCCAAACGCCGCAAATGCGCTTCACGGCCACCTCACGCCGGGGGATGGGGAGAACTTCACACTTGGAAGCTGTGTGGGGCGTCCACGCCCACATCCCGGCGGCCAAACTCCGACACAACGTTCCCACTCCAGAGGTGTCCGTATGAGCGAAGATCAGAGCCAGTCCGGCAAGAGCCAGTACACGATGCAGAACCCCGTCACCCAGTACCCGCAGCCGCCCTTTCCGCAGCAGCCACAGGGGGCACCCGGCACCGTCCACGAGATGCAGCCGAAGCCCGACCACGGCGAGACCACCTACCGGGGGTCGGGGCGGCTCGCGGGGCGCAAGGCGCTGATCACGGGCGGGGATTCGGGCATCGGGCGCGCGGTCGCCATCGCCTACGCGCGGGAGGGGGCCGACGTGGCGATCAATTACCTCCCCGACGAGGAGGAGGACGCCCGCGAGGTGATCCGGCTGATCGAGGCGGCGGGGCGCAAGGCCGTGGCCCTTCCCGGCGACATCACGCAGGAGGCGTTCTGCCTTCAGCTCGTTCAGGACGCCGTGGCGCAACTCGGCGGCCTCGACATCCTCGTGAACAACGCGGGCAAGCAGACGGCGGAGAAGTCGCTGGACGAGATCACCACCGAGCAGTTCGACCAGACCTTCAAGACCAACGTGTACGCGCTGTTCTGGATCACGAAGGCGGCGCTGCCGCACCTGCCTCCTGGCGCGGCCATCATCAACTCCACGTCGGTCGAGGCGTACCAGCCCTCGCCGCTGCTGTTCGACTACGCGCAGACGAAGGCGGCGATCATGGCGGCCACCCACTCGCTCGCCAAGCAGCTCGCGGAGAAGGGCATCCGGGTCAACGGCGTCGCGCCGGGGCCGGTGTGGACGCCCCTCCAGCCGACGGGCGGACAGCCGCAGGAGAAGATCGAGCAGTTCGGCGGGCAGACGCCGCTGGGTCGCCCCGGCCAGCCCGCCGAACTCGCGCCGGTCTACGTCTTCCTCGCCTCGCAGGAAGCGAGCTACGTCACGGGCGAGGTCTACGGCGTGGCCGGGGGCATGGGGCGGACGTAAGCCAGGGGAGGGGCGAAGGCAGAAGGCGGACCGCCATTGTTCGCCTTCTGCTTTCTGCCTCCTTCGCAGGAAAGCTAGAGCGGTAAGAACTCCTCTCAACCACACCCCGGAAACGGGCACAGGAGACGGACATGACGAACACTTCTATGACGGGCGGGCAGGGCATGACCTACGGGCGGCTGGCGGGCAAGGTCGCCATCGTGACGGGCGCGGGCACGGGCATCGGCGAGGCGGTGGCGCACAAGTTCGCCCGCGAGGGGGCGAAGGTGGTCGTCGCGGGGCTGGACAGCGACCCGGTGGACGACGTGGTGCGCGCGATTGTGCAGCAGGGCGGACAGGCCGTCTCCTACAAGGGGGACCTCTCGGAGGACGCGAGCGCCGAGGCGTGCGTGCAACTCGCGGTGAGTACCTACGGCCAGCTCGATGTCCTCGTGAACAACGCGGGCGTCTTCCTCGCCACCGCCGAGACGGACAAGTACCCGGTGGACGTGTTCGACGCGACGGTCCGCAACAACGTCCGCACGCCCTTCCTGATGACCAAACACGCGCTGCCCTACCTCCAGAAGACGCGGGGCAACATCGTGGCGACCGGCTCGGAGGCGGGCTTCAACGGCGAGGCGCAGAATTCCCCCTACGGCGGCACGAAGGGCTTCGTCCACGCCTTCATCATGGGCGTGGCGGTCGAGCAGGCCAAGTACGGCGTGCGCGCCAACTGCGTCTGCCCCGGCGCGATTGACACCGCCTGGACCCACAAGGAGACCGGGCCGATGGACGCCAAGCTGGAGAAGACGCTCGTGGAGGCCGCGCCGATGGGCCGCCGGGGCACGCCCGAGGAGATGGCGAACGTCTTCGCGTTCCTCGCGTCCGACGAGGCGAGCTACGTCACCGGGGCGCTGTGGCTCGCCGACGGCGGCGTGACGCCCGCGAAGGGCAGCATGGGCGGTGAGGTGCCCCGCGAGCTGCGCCAGGAGCCGGGAGGCCAGCTCATGCTGGGGCACAGCCTCGACGGTCTGAAGAACAAGGAGACCGAGACGATCAAGTGAGGCGGGAGGGGGAACCGTCAGCGATCAGCCCTCAGCTTTCAGCGAAAACACGGGGAGCTTGGCTCTGACTCAGGTTTCGGAATAGCTCGTCCGGTATGGGCGGCCCCGCCGATACATCCCCCACGGCGAAGGGGGTTCAGGGTGGGTTCGAGGTGGGGCCTCCGGGGAAGGGGTGTGGCGTCTCCCCTGGCGACTGGAAGCTGGCGACTGGCGACCGCACGACCTCAGTTCTCCAACTGCGCGCATCTGCTCGCGGAACTGGACGGAGAGGAAGCGCAGGCCGTCC
The sequence above is a segment of the Deinococcus sp. YIM 134068 genome. Coding sequences within it:
- a CDS encoding SDR family oxidoreductase yields the protein MSEDQSQSGKSQYTMQNPVTQYPQPPFPQQPQGAPGTVHEMQPKPDHGETTYRGSGRLAGRKALITGGDSGIGRAVAIAYAREGADVAINYLPDEEEDAREVIRLIEAAGRKAVALPGDITQEAFCLQLVQDAVAQLGGLDILVNNAGKQTAEKSLDEITTEQFDQTFKTNVYALFWITKAALPHLPPGAAIINSTSVEAYQPSPLLFDYAQTKAAIMAATHSLAKQLAEKGIRVNGVAPGPVWTPLQPTGGQPQEKIEQFGGQTPLGRPGQPAELAPVYVFLASQEASYVTGEVYGVAGGMGRT
- a CDS encoding SDR family NAD(P)-dependent oxidoreductase is translated as MTNTSMTGGQGMTYGRLAGKVAIVTGAGTGIGEAVAHKFAREGAKVVVAGLDSDPVDDVVRAIVQQGGQAVSYKGDLSEDASAEACVQLAVSTYGQLDVLVNNAGVFLATAETDKYPVDVFDATVRNNVRTPFLMTKHALPYLQKTRGNIVATGSEAGFNGEAQNSPYGGTKGFVHAFIMGVAVEQAKYGVRANCVCPGAIDTAWTHKETGPMDAKLEKTLVEAAPMGRRGTPEEMANVFAFLASDEASYVTGALWLADGGVTPAKGSMGGEVPRELRQEPGGQLMLGHSLDGLKNKETETIK